One Symbiobacterium terraclitae genomic region harbors:
- a CDS encoding ECF transporter S component produces the protein MSTTTDSLKGVRQITTSGVLSALAVVLAVTVRFPLLPAAPFLLYEPSDLPLLLGSFRLSPWWVAGMSGVVALAMALVGSGGAIGAVSRFVGSAALALTAAVVYRRLAGRARSKLISVLTGVLVYTLAEVALTVILGPLFFGDMRMALAMILPVVVPFNLLKGGINGAAALLIDTGVSALAREKGAQ, from the coding sequence ATGTCGACAACCACCGATTCGCTCAAGGGCGTGCGGCAGATCACCACCTCGGGCGTCCTGTCCGCCCTGGCGGTGGTGCTGGCCGTCACCGTGCGCTTCCCACTGCTGCCTGCGGCCCCGTTCCTGCTCTACGAACCCAGCGATCTCCCGCTCCTCCTGGGATCCTTCCGGCTCTCGCCCTGGTGGGTGGCCGGCATGTCCGGCGTGGTGGCTTTGGCGATGGCGCTGGTGGGCAGTGGCGGCGCGATCGGCGCGGTCAGCCGCTTCGTGGGCAGCGCGGCGCTGGCGCTCACAGCGGCGGTGGTCTACCGGCGCCTGGCGGGCCGGGCCCGGAGCAAGCTGATCAGCGTGCTCACAGGCGTGCTGGTCTACACACTGGCTGAGGTCGCCCTCACGGTCATCCTCGGGCCGTTGTTCTTCGGCGACATGCGCATGGCCCTGGCGATGATCCTGCCGGTCGTGGTGCCGTTCAACCTTCTGAAGGGCGGAATCAACGGCGCAGCGGCGCTCCTGATCGACACGGGCGTCAGCGCCCTCGCCCGGGAAAAGGGTGCGCAGTGA
- a CDS encoding DUF120 domain-containing protein: MGRPVRLLGRVATGLGAAGPATSLDWFRTAMRRLWGFTPRAGTLNVIVEGDWRPADRLLLTAGTVLVPPTPDLCCSLLLPARIETAGRTEPAVLFRPLVQGYNPAQLELLAPVRLRDALDLRDGDLVTVTAEANPPAQKWLGAAPSDGAQPPAPAMAGLQTGQADITVDLSTGPLHCKAFWAITEQGISVSLFGGIPHVGATALAIPRPSLKDPTQASATSSVLTVTGHKDDVLARLLAESLAVGLNRVVSVTAGVHAGPEGVYDLSVEDLKRIMSIVGRMDEVIRMAVGLESV; encoded by the coding sequence ATGGGCAGACCAGTGCGCCTTCTCGGCCGTGTCGCCACCGGACTGGGCGCCGCCGGGCCGGCGACCTCGCTGGACTGGTTCCGCACAGCGATGCGGCGGCTGTGGGGCTTCACACCGCGGGCGGGCACGCTGAACGTCATCGTGGAGGGAGACTGGCGTCCCGCCGACCGGCTGCTGCTGACCGCCGGCACCGTGCTGGTGCCGCCCACGCCGGACCTCTGCTGCTCGCTGCTGCTGCCGGCCCGCATCGAGACGGCTGGCCGGACCGAGCCGGCGGTCCTCTTCCGGCCCCTGGTGCAGGGTTACAACCCGGCCCAGCTGGAGCTGCTGGCGCCGGTGCGCTTGCGGGATGCGCTGGACCTGCGGGACGGCGACCTGGTGACCGTCACCGCCGAGGCCAACCCGCCTGCGCAGAAGTGGCTCGGCGCGGCCCCTTCGGATGGGGCGCAGCCGCCCGCACCTGCCATGGCCGGACTGCAGACCGGGCAGGCGGACATCACCGTCGACCTCTCGACGGGGCCGCTCCACTGCAAAGCGTTCTGGGCGATCACCGAACAGGGGATCTCGGTCTCGCTCTTCGGCGGCATCCCCCACGTCGGCGCCACCGCCCTGGCGATCCCCCGCCCGAGCCTGAAGGATCCGACGCAGGCCAGCGCCACCTCCTCGGTGCTGACCGTCACCGGCCACAAGGACGACGTGCTGGCCCGCCTCCTGGCTGAGTCGCTGGCCGTCGGCCTGAACCGGGTGGTGTCGGTCACCGCCGGGGTTCATGCCGGCCCCGAGGGGGTGTACGACCTGTCGGTCGAGGATCTGAAGCGCATCATGAGCATCGTGGGACGGATGGACGAGGTCATCAGGATGGCCGTGGGCCTGGAATCCGTATAG
- a CDS encoding response regulator, with protein sequence MEDKTPTVLIVEDDKNSAMLIMDLLTAHGYRILTAESGRAATQRIEEHPVDLVILDLRLPEQTGFVVAEAIRRNPRTARVPIVVVSAYTDQQNRLRAYRSGVNVVLSKPVDTTELVLIVQNFLGTRAGDD encoded by the coding sequence ATGGAGGACAAGACGCCGACCGTTCTGATTGTGGAAGACGACAAGAACAGCGCCATGCTGATCATGGACCTGCTGACGGCGCACGGCTATCGGATCCTGACGGCGGAGAGCGGCCGGGCCGCCACGCAGCGCATCGAGGAGCACCCGGTTGACCTGGTCATCCTCGACCTCCGCCTGCCCGAACAGACCGGCTTCGTGGTCGCAGAGGCCATCCGCCGCAACCCGCGCACGGCCCGGGTGCCCATCGTGGTGGTCAGCGCGTACACCGACCAGCAGAACCGGCTGCGGGCCTACCGCTCGGGTGTGAACGTGGTGCTCAGTAAGCCGGTGGACACGACCGAACTGGTGCTGATCGTGCAGAACTTCCTGGGGACCCGTGCCGGCGACGACTGA
- a CDS encoding response regulator transcription factor: MSGAGKMQYADVFARLQTVQDELSERLGFCLVLVDRRGGEATLPSGMPLACNRRECTAKRPACMQSPPAQGEPVIARCPFGLYWTALFTSLQSSEGDLYLHVGRTARPEQVAAELPLLREIYTLPFAVPVSARKGSTRAVPDADPLLTAQERKVLACLAAGLPNKEIAQRMCISQSTVKSHISSVFKKLGLTNRTEASVYALKNGISLEAEDV; encoded by the coding sequence ATGAGCGGCGCCGGAAAGATGCAGTACGCAGACGTGTTCGCCCGGCTGCAGACCGTGCAGGATGAGCTCTCTGAACGCCTCGGCTTCTGTCTGGTCCTCGTCGACAGGCGCGGCGGGGAGGCCACGCTGCCTTCCGGTATGCCGCTGGCCTGCAACCGCCGCGAGTGTACGGCGAAGCGGCCTGCCTGCATGCAGTCGCCTCCCGCCCAGGGCGAGCCCGTCATCGCCCGATGCCCCTTCGGCCTGTACTGGACGGCCCTGTTCACGTCCCTCCAGTCCAGCGAGGGCGATCTCTACCTGCACGTGGGCCGCACCGCCCGTCCCGAGCAGGTCGCCGCGGAGCTGCCGCTCCTGCGGGAGATTTACACCCTGCCCTTCGCCGTGCCCGTGTCTGCGCGCAAGGGGTCGACGCGGGCTGTGCCCGACGCCGACCCCTTGCTGACTGCGCAGGAGCGGAAAGTGCTGGCCTGCCTGGCCGCAGGCCTCCCCAACAAGGAGATCGCCCAGCGCATGTGCATCAGCCAGAGCACGGTCAAGTCGCACATCAGCAGCGTGTTCAAGAAGCTGGGCCTCACCAACCGTACCGAGGCCAGCGTCTATGCCCTGAAGAACGGCATCAGCCTGGAGGCGGAAGATGTCTAG
- the tcmP gene encoding three-Cys-motif partner protein TcmP, translating to MKAYEPQRCLADDHLYTPRIKQHSLEKIRLHNYYVSLFTRSMKHHWPQLAYLGLYSGAGRAVVEESGEIVETSALSAVRIDSPFTKYIFVDKDPRCIEALSARIAAVPGQHDVTLINKDVVEAVSDIKTAMPRYDKNRGLLSFCFVDPFSAALDFEVIRALGSRYKMDFLVLLMLGRDVRTNFKRYFLDPSDTRIARLIDDPHWRDEWMSLGRPNRIVKYVCEKFHAAMARLGYQSGDPHPVYNGKNALLYFLVFYSKHPLGLRFWAEARKGISAQLTFDFH from the coding sequence GTGAAGGCATACGAACCCCAGAGGTGCCTTGCAGACGACCATCTCTACACACCGCGGATCAAGCAGCATTCGTTAGAAAAAATACGTCTTCATAACTACTATGTCAGTCTTTTCACAAGATCAATGAAACATCATTGGCCTCAGCTAGCCTACCTTGGGCTCTACTCCGGTGCGGGGCGCGCAGTGGTGGAGGAGTCCGGCGAGATCGTCGAGACCTCAGCGCTATCAGCAGTTCGCATTGACAGTCCCTTTACCAAGTACATCTTTGTTGACAAGGACCCCCGCTGCATAGAGGCGTTGTCGGCTCGCATCGCGGCAGTTCCGGGCCAACATGATGTGACCTTGATCAACAAGGATGTCGTTGAAGCAGTATCGGACATCAAGACAGCGATGCCGCGTTACGACAAGAATCGTGGCCTGTTGTCGTTCTGTTTTGTGGATCCCTTTTCTGCGGCGTTGGACTTTGAGGTCATCAGGGCACTGGGTTCACGATACAAGATGGACTTTCTGGTCCTGCTGATGTTGGGTCGGGATGTTCGGACAAACTTCAAGCGATACTTCTTGGACCCCAGTGACACGCGTATCGCGCGACTGATTGATGACCCACACTGGCGCGATGAATGGATGTCGTTGGGTCGTCCGAACAGGATTGTGAAGTACGTGTGCGAGAAGTTCCATGCCGCTATGGCACGACTTGGGTACCAGTCTGGAGATCCCCACCCGGTGTATAATGGGAAAAACGCGTTGCTATACTTTTTAGTCTTCTATAGTAAACACCCGTTGGGCCTTCGTTTTTGGGCTGAAGCCAGAAAGGGCATCAGCGCGCAGTTGACATTTGACTTTCACTAG
- a CDS encoding SLC13 family permease has product MAATATAKPSGAKGFSLPHKRVIGAVLGIVVLLAIMFSPIPGLSVEGRRALAISLFGVVWWALGVLQPGYTSVLMLVAWVVLDVAPPATVFSLWTTPLVYLVVGGYLIATAVQESGLGKRISYLFILKFVNSFTSIVVSAYVLGALLSFLIPHPWPRSFLIMSVMAVLIKSTGMPKKDAAIIGLAVFAGSAANSMILLTGDSVLNMVGATAGDITLTWLEWAKYMAVPGIVATVLTCLVQLWLFKPSQRFEVNKEDIRRELQSLGGLTGVEKRTLFWVALAVILWATDSLHGIHPGWIAALMAIGLALPKVGDVLKPTSWSAVPIGTLFFLTAAQAIGKVGGVTGMNEWVASVVLPSTIPSNVFVFAAIATAVTMVIHMVLGSALAVIGIAAPALMLFAEAAGINPMVASLLVYTTVSMHFILPFHHMNVLVGANDSAGMYGDAETIKLGIPLTVLTFVVTLLVQVPWWKLTGLL; this is encoded by the coding sequence ATGGCAGCAACTGCTACGGCCAAGCCGTCTGGCGCCAAGGGCTTCAGCCTGCCGCACAAGCGCGTGATCGGCGCCGTGCTGGGGATCGTGGTCCTGTTGGCCATCATGTTCAGCCCGATCCCCGGTCTGAGCGTGGAGGGCCGGCGGGCACTGGCCATCAGCCTCTTCGGCGTCGTCTGGTGGGCCCTCGGCGTCCTGCAGCCCGGCTACACGTCGGTCCTGATGCTGGTCGCATGGGTCGTGCTCGACGTGGCTCCGCCCGCCACCGTCTTCTCCCTGTGGACCACGCCGCTGGTCTACCTGGTGGTCGGCGGATACCTGATCGCCACCGCCGTCCAGGAGTCGGGCCTCGGCAAGCGGATCTCCTACCTCTTTATCCTCAAGTTCGTGAACTCCTTCACCAGCATCGTGGTCTCGGCCTACGTGCTCGGCGCCCTGCTCAGCTTCCTGATCCCGCACCCCTGGCCGCGGTCGTTCCTCATCATGTCGGTCATGGCGGTGCTGATCAAGAGCACCGGGATGCCCAAGAAGGACGCGGCCATCATCGGCCTGGCAGTCTTCGCCGGCTCTGCGGCCAACTCGATGATCCTCCTGACCGGCGACAGCGTGCTCAACATGGTCGGTGCCACCGCCGGCGACATCACGCTCACCTGGCTGGAGTGGGCCAAGTACATGGCCGTTCCGGGCATCGTCGCCACGGTCCTCACCTGTCTCGTGCAGCTCTGGCTCTTCAAGCCCAGCCAGAGGTTTGAGGTGAACAAGGAGGACATCCGCAGAGAGCTGCAGTCCCTCGGCGGACTGACCGGCGTGGAGAAGCGGACGCTCTTCTGGGTCGCCCTGGCCGTCATCCTGTGGGCCACCGACTCGCTGCACGGGATTCACCCCGGCTGGATCGCCGCCCTGATGGCCATCGGCCTCGCCCTGCCCAAGGTCGGCGACGTGCTGAAGCCCACCTCCTGGAGCGCCGTCCCCATCGGCACGCTCTTCTTCCTGACGGCCGCCCAGGCCATCGGCAAGGTCGGCGGTGTGACCGGAATGAACGAGTGGGTGGCCTCGGTGGTCCTGCCGTCCACGATTCCCAGCAACGTCTTCGTCTTCGCCGCCATCGCCACCGCGGTCACCATGGTCATCCACATGGTGCTCGGCAGCGCCCTGGCCGTCATCGGCATCGCCGCCCCGGCGCTCATGCTTTTCGCAGAGGCTGCCGGCATCAACCCCATGGTGGCCTCGCTGCTGGTCTACACCACGGTCTCCATGCACTTCATCCTGCCCTTCCACCACATGAACGTGCTGGTAGGTGCGAACGACTCGGCCGGCATGTACGGCGACGCGGAGACCATCAAGCTCGGCATCCCGCTCACCGTGTTGACCTTCGTGGTGACCCTGCTGGTCCAGGTTCCGTGGTGGAAGCTGACCGGCCTGCTGTAG
- a CDS encoding DUF5131 family protein, with amino-acid sequence MGQRTGIEWTHATWNPVTGCTRISSGCDNCYAATLAHRLLKDTYLSRPPVVDSPQNREDPFAVRLWPERLAQPLQWRKPRMIFVNSMSDIFHAHVPEAYTRQVFEVMLEASWHTYQVLTKRPSQALRFWERNKDLFDGGAIPPHIWVGTSVENQQAVYRVDLLRRVPAALRFISCEPLIGPVEVDLEGIHWVIVGGESGLGHRPVRPEWVTALRDRCIERGVPFFFKQWGGRTPKAGGRVLEGLTWDEFPNANYRTR; translated from the coding sequence ATGGGACAACGGACCGGCATCGAGTGGACGCACGCAACCTGGAACCCCGTCACCGGGTGTACACGCATTTCTTCGGGTTGCGACAACTGCTATGCAGCAACTCTGGCTCACAGGCTACTTAAGGACACTTACCTTTCTCGCCCACCAGTCGTTGACTCTCCACAGAACAGGGAAGATCCCTTCGCCGTACGGTTGTGGCCCGAACGGCTGGCGCAACCCCTGCAGTGGCGAAAACCCCGCATGATATTCGTCAACAGCATGAGTGACATATTCCATGCACATGTCCCGGAGGCTTACACCCGCCAGGTGTTTGAAGTGATGCTTGAAGCTTCTTGGCACACGTACCAGGTACTGACGAAAAGACCCTCTCAAGCACTTCGGTTCTGGGAGAGAAACAAGGATCTCTTCGATGGGGGGGCGATTCCGCCTCACATTTGGGTCGGAACTTCAGTTGAGAACCAGCAAGCGGTGTATCGAGTTGACCTCTTAAGGCGAGTGCCTGCTGCCTTGAGGTTCATCTCGTGTGAACCGCTAATCGGACCGGTCGAGGTCGACCTTGAGGGTATCCACTGGGTGATCGTGGGTGGCGAAAGTGGCCTGGGACACAGACCCGTTCGACCGGAGTGGGTGACAGCTCTTCGAGATCGATGCATTGAACGTGGCGTACCGTTTTTCTTCAAGCAATGGGGTGGTCGGACACCCAAGGCGGGAGGTCGGGTTCTTGAAGGTTTGACCTGGGACGAGTTCCCGAACGCAAACTATCGAACGAGGTGA
- a CDS encoding ATP-binding protein, with protein MSRRWRTGADSFSSLWLRTQILLMVLFFGLFIAFDISIIFTRLDRNIESLLERTQTISWQAMDRFFVAGESALASLAAAGAADDLSALARALDHQEEMDIWFVTDEAGQIRRSNLAGGSVPPQLVAVAMSSLSSGARLGVFELVPLDELAAHSRALAARAVVTADEPATGYGALFQVVAVPYGDAEGTGRGVLAAAHLLNNDCSVARQVRSAIPDSFSTISTGGLRIAGNLEIGEAPTYRGIGRRQPAELTATIQRGERYSGRVALTDDLVHLVVSDPIRNGQGEVIGALTTGHPSQGLATLKRDSSVYILLSALLSLTAAVIVSAFVSQRLSMPIVRLGNVAHRLSEAEEVQMAHVQMLNGLPEPRTAEIGYLQTYFTQATIALYQKNREIMGYLKRSEEDRTRLQQLTQRLQHLNETLEAKVEEKTLELRVAMLDLMESNKLKDRFLANTSHELRTPLNSILGFSDTLLSGIYGELTEQQQARVRIIRESAGYLLQLINDLLDMAVLAQGKLQLDLQETDLHLVIDSVAVIARQQCEQKAILLALKLDEHPRPITADPTRLKQVLYNVLSNAVRYTPAGGVITIETCFTPREVRLSVADTGIGIPEPDLYHVFDEFYQAENRSLTGQRGVGLGLPLSKKLVEAHGGHIELRSRLGEGTTVTIHLPLQTADSEPKE; from the coding sequence ATGTCTAGGCGCTGGCGCACCGGTGCGGACTCCTTCTCCTCGCTGTGGCTCCGGACGCAGATCCTGCTCATGGTGCTCTTCTTCGGCCTGTTCATCGCCTTCGACATCAGCATCATCTTCACCAGGCTGGATCGGAACATCGAGTCACTGCTGGAGCGGACCCAGACGATCTCCTGGCAGGCGATGGACCGGTTCTTCGTAGCCGGCGAAAGCGCGCTCGCGTCCCTGGCCGCGGCGGGGGCGGCAGATGACCTGAGCGCGCTTGCCCGCGCCCTGGATCACCAGGAGGAGATGGACATCTGGTTTGTGACCGACGAGGCGGGGCAGATCCGCCGGTCGAACCTGGCCGGGGGATCTGTCCCGCCGCAGCTTGTGGCCGTCGCAATGTCCAGCCTTTCCTCGGGGGCGCGCCTGGGTGTGTTCGAACTGGTCCCGCTGGATGAGCTGGCGGCGCACAGCCGGGCCCTGGCCGCCCGGGCAGTCGTGACAGCGGACGAACCGGCCACGGGGTACGGCGCACTGTTCCAGGTGGTGGCGGTGCCCTACGGCGATGCGGAGGGCACCGGGCGCGGCGTCCTGGCCGCCGCCCACCTGCTCAACAACGACTGCAGCGTCGCCCGGCAGGTCCGCAGCGCCATCCCGGACTCCTTCTCCACCATCAGCACCGGTGGGCTCCGCATCGCCGGCAACCTCGAGATCGGGGAGGCGCCGACCTATCGCGGCATCGGCCGGCGGCAGCCAGCCGAACTGACCGCCACCATCCAGCGGGGCGAGCGCTACAGCGGGCGGGTGGCCCTGACCGACGATCTGGTGCACCTGGTCGTCTCCGACCCCATCCGCAACGGGCAGGGCGAAGTCATCGGCGCCCTGACCACCGGCCACCCGTCCCAGGGCCTGGCCACGCTGAAGCGTGACTCGTCCGTGTACATCTTGCTCTCGGCGCTCCTCTCGCTGACGGCCGCGGTCATCGTCAGCGCATTCGTCTCCCAGCGGCTCTCCATGCCCATCGTCCGGCTCGGCAACGTGGCCCACCGCCTTTCGGAGGCGGAGGAGGTCCAGATGGCGCACGTCCAGATGCTGAACGGGCTGCCGGAGCCCAGGACAGCTGAGATCGGCTATCTTCAGACCTACTTCACGCAGGCCACCATCGCCCTCTACCAGAAGAACCGGGAGATCATGGGCTATCTGAAGCGCAGCGAGGAGGACCGCACGCGCCTGCAGCAGCTGACCCAGCGCCTGCAGCACCTCAACGAGACGCTGGAGGCGAAGGTGGAGGAGAAGACCCTGGAGCTGCGGGTGGCCATGCTGGACCTGATGGAGTCCAACAAGCTGAAGGACCGGTTCCTGGCCAATACCAGCCACGAGCTGCGCACTCCGCTCAACTCGATCCTCGGGTTCTCCGACACCCTGCTGAGCGGCATTTACGGGGAGCTGACCGAACAGCAGCAGGCCCGGGTCCGCATCATCCGGGAGAGCGCAGGCTACCTCCTGCAGCTGATCAACGACCTGCTGGACATGGCTGTGCTGGCGCAGGGCAAGCTGCAGTTGGACCTGCAGGAAACCGACCTGCACCTGGTCATTGACTCCGTGGCGGTCATCGCCCGGCAGCAGTGCGAACAGAAGGCCATCCTGCTGGCGCTGAAGCTCGATGAGCACCCCCGCCCCATCACCGCCGACCCGACCCGACTCAAGCAAGTACTGTACAACGTGTTGTCTAATGCTGTACGGTATACCCCTGCAGGCGGGGTAATCACCATCGAGACTTGCTTCACCCCCCGGGAGGTCCGGCTGTCGGTGGCGGACACGGGGATCGGCATCCCCGAGCCCGACCTCTACCACGTGTTCGACGAGTTCTACCAAGCCGAGAACCGCTCGCTGACGGGTCAGCGCGGCGTCGGGCTGGGGCTGCCGCTGTCGAAGAAGCTGGTGGAGGCGCACGGCGGCCACATCGAGCTCCGGAGTCGCCTTGGGGAAGGTACCACGGTGACGATCCACCTGCCCCTGCAGACAGCAGATTCGGAACCGAAGGAGTAG